The Polyangiaceae bacterium DNA segment GGCATGATGGCCGTACCGGATCTCGATACCAATCTCATGTGGTATGGAGAAAACCGCAAAGCGCTCGACGAAATGATCGACCAAGTCGGGGTCAACAGCGCGAATTACGATCCGAACAAGAAGCCGGTCGCGATTTACGACTGGGACAACACCGTCATCAAGAACGACATTGGCGACATCATGTTCTTCTATCAAGTGAAGAACGACAAGATCATTCAGCCGCCGAACAAGGATTGGACGACGACGAGTCGGTATCTCACGACCGAAGCCGCAAATGCATTGGCCGCTGCCTGTGGTAGCTTGGCGGCTGCGGGAATGCCTTTGCCCACGAGCACCAATGCGGCTTGCGCGGATGAGCTCGTTGCGGTGTACACGACGGCGAAAACCACGGCGGGTGCAGCCGCATATTCAGGCTGGAACTATCGAACGATGGAACCGGCCTACGCGTGGGTCGCTCAATTGCAAGCCGGCTTCACGACGGATGAATTGAAGGGATTTGCCAAGACGGCGCTCGACGCTGCACTCGCGGAAACCGAGGGGGCGACACAAACGGTCGGCACGACGTCCGTCAATGCGTGGCTGAGAATTTATGCGCAAATCGCAAACCTCATCGACGTCATGCAGAAGAACGGAATCGACGTTTGGGTCATTTCCGCATCGTCGCAGCCCATCGTCGAAGCCTTTGCGGAGAAGGTGAACATTGCCGCCGACCACGTCATTGGCATTCGAACCGTAAAGGATGCCATGGGCAAACACACGTACGATATCGTGGGCTGCGGCTCGGTTCCCGACGGATCGGGCAATGGCAGCGGCAATCCGCTGGGCAATACGATGATCAGCTACATCGAGGGCAAGCGCTGCTGGATGAACACGGTGATCTACGGCGAGAGTGGTGCGGCAGCAGAAATGACGAATCCGGACATGGCAAAACGCCCCGTTTTCGGTGCTGGCGATTCCGATACGGACATTTCCTTCCTGCACGATGCGACGCACCTGAAGCTCGTGATCAATCGCAACAAGAACGAAATCATGTGCAACGGGTACGCGAACCACGACAAGAAGTGGATCATCAACCCGATGTTCATTCAGCCCAAAGGCCAATATGCAGCGGGCTATCCGTGCTCGACGACGGCGTGCAAGGACGAGGCAGGGGCTTCCGTGCCTTGTACGAACGAGCTAAAGGAAATCATCGCAGACCAGACGGACACGGTCTACTGAGCTGATTGGATGACGAGGGGCCTCGTCATGAGGCCCCTCGGGTTCATTGGCGGGAAACCTCAATCGAGACCGAGGCGGCTGCGCGCATCGCTGTATGCGTCGCTGACCGAGAATACGATGAGCTCGCGCGCCTCGGCATTTCGACCAATCCATGTGAGGCGCTCTTTGCCCGATGCCGGCGGTTGATTCGTATGACCACCGGCCCACGCAATGCCCGCGAGCGCGACATTGGGATCACCCACGGCGAGAAGTCCCGCACGAGCCCCCCAACCATTGATGGCCGTATTGAGCGTCGATGCGCGATTGCCAATGCTGCCGATGACGTCCGTTGCGAGCGTACGCACTTGCGGATCCACGTTTGCAGGCATTGCCTTGGCAATCTTGGCCGAAGCATCGGCAAGTTTGGCGGGGTCGACTCCTTGAGGCGAAAACGCCGTATTGAGCGCCTTCAGGTACGCTGC contains these protein-coding regions:
- a CDS encoding haloacid dehalogenase-like hydrolase, which gives rise to MMTKLHCGILAAFMASAGALTVGCDETTTTGTSSSSSSGSGGSAGEGGMAGNGGAAGGGAGGGGMGGTGGVGGGGSGGGMMAVPDLDTNLMWYGENRKALDEMIDQVGVNSANYDPNKKPVAIYDWDNTVIKNDIGDIMFFYQVKNDKIIQPPNKDWTTTSRYLTTEAANALAAACGSLAAAGMPLPTSTNAACADELVAVYTTAKTTAGAAAYSGWNYRTMEPAYAWVAQLQAGFTTDELKGFAKTALDAALAETEGATQTVGTTSVNAWLRIYAQIANLIDVMQKNGIDVWVISASSQPIVEAFAEKVNIAADHVIGIRTVKDAMGKHTYDIVGCGSVPDGSGNGSGNPLGNTMISYIEGKRCWMNTVIYGESGAAAEMTNPDMAKRPVFGAGDSDTDISFLHDATHLKLVINRNKNEIMCNGYANHDKKWIINPMFIQPKGQYAAGYPCSTTACKDEAGASVPCTNELKEIIADQTDTVY